The following are encoded in a window of Actinomyces oris genomic DNA:
- the folK gene encoding 2-amino-4-hydroxy-6-hydroxymethyldihydropteridine diphosphokinase — MHKPEAPLDVAFEDVSVTIHRVADAAAGHGGAPATSQAAWAAQAEAPVAVSAQPYASPSSSASPVAAASPAAPAYEPPAAPAAPLVPEVPDFSGASFTGGDAAPATLASEPPITPTPSPASPMEAPARSPFAAAAPSVPTPMPAEPGAVGGGAESTQPWAPDWATESADSSVASASWAPEAPEAPEAASLTSGESADSYAASSALDAPSTSAPTAASAGRNAGADGFVSLAADALGAAPATSEPEASALSYAEEVAADASAAASSEPAPAADGLAVQLPREGRHVASSEEGEGQSAPAVEGSADLLNAPVAFDESGSYSGAAASQVGDAGAAPEAAGAEAAGFPFPTLGGDVSASGTAADGFVDSSSVPASPSLGEPGPSPFDGPGELPGAMSQDGAAPAYSESSYSEPSYSQPSVSEDFSQPAEGSYAAPSAQPDFLGAAAPGAAPAPVAPEAPAAPAAPVDPLSERPARPVGVVFGLGANVGGVVDSLRTAVQSLRATEGIEVTQVAPLARTLAVVAEGAEPQPDYLNTVVTAMTTLSPRELLEVCQTLEIAAGRVRTEPWGVRTLDVDLIDVEGITSSDPALSLPHPRAAERAFVLVPWSQADPFAELAGHSVSELAENAPDRGGLRWLAFDWLDSEALPDKPTGPYVEPPVAQDAAGSEPGLVYDATRDESSVADASLAADYAGSIAEASSPAPEPAAPAQQLGDQGPFESSPFGQSPFDTSNEAGSWDEQAPQIDSPYQAASAPEAAGPQGAYAPGLTAGSDGLPHGQQNVGSYANYASSQQEQADAPASQQQNDAAGDAWKSPLQWNDVIGGGAQGTGPRQDV; from the coding sequence GTGCACAAGCCCGAGGCTCCCCTCGACGTCGCCTTCGAGGACGTCTCAGTGACCATCCACCGGGTGGCCGACGCCGCAGCCGGCCACGGCGGAGCCCCCGCCACCAGTCAGGCCGCCTGGGCCGCACAGGCCGAGGCACCGGTGGCCGTCTCCGCCCAGCCCTACGCCTCCCCCTCCTCCTCGGCATCCCCGGTGGCCGCCGCCTCCCCGGCGGCGCCCGCCTACGAGCCCCCCGCCGCCCCCGCGGCCCCCCTCGTCCCGGAGGTCCCCGACTTCTCGGGAGCCTCCTTCACGGGCGGCGACGCCGCTCCGGCCACCTTGGCCTCCGAGCCCCCCATCACCCCGACGCCCTCGCCGGCCTCGCCGATGGAGGCTCCGGCCCGCTCGCCCTTCGCTGCCGCCGCGCCCTCGGTCCCCACGCCGATGCCGGCCGAGCCCGGCGCCGTCGGTGGGGGCGCCGAGTCGACCCAGCCCTGGGCGCCGGACTGGGCCACCGAGAGCGCGGACTCCTCCGTCGCATCGGCCTCCTGGGCACCCGAGGCCCCGGAGGCCCCCGAGGCCGCCAGTCTGACCTCCGGTGAGTCCGCCGATTCCTACGCGGCGTCGAGCGCACTGGACGCCCCCTCGACCAGCGCCCCCACTGCGGCCTCCGCCGGCAGGAACGCCGGTGCCGACGGGTTCGTGAGCCTGGCAGCCGACGCCCTGGGCGCGGCGCCCGCCACCAGTGAGCCGGAGGCCAGTGCCCTGAGCTATGCCGAGGAGGTGGCCGCTGACGCCTCCGCAGCAGCCTCGTCCGAGCCGGCTCCCGCCGCCGACGGCCTTGCTGTTCAGCTGCCCCGCGAAGGGCGCCACGTCGCCTCCTCCGAGGAGGGCGAGGGCCAGTCCGCCCCCGCTGTCGAGGGCTCCGCAGACCTTTTGAACGCTCCCGTCGCCTTCGACGAGTCCGGCTCCTATAGCGGAGCCGCCGCCAGCCAGGTCGGTGACGCCGGGGCCGCCCCCGAGGCAGCGGGCGCCGAAGCTGCCGGCTTCCCCTTCCCCACGCTGGGTGGGGACGTCTCCGCCTCCGGGACCGCCGCTGACGGTTTCGTTGACTCCTCCTCCGTCCCGGCCTCCCCGTCCCTGGGAGAGCCCGGGCCCAGCCCCTTCGACGGCCCCGGTGAGCTCCCCGGGGCCATGAGCCAGGACGGCGCGGCACCGGCTTACTCCGAGTCCTCATACTCCGAGCCCTCCTACTCCCAGCCCTCCGTCTCCGAGGACTTCTCCCAGCCCGCTGAGGGCTCGTACGCCGCGCCGTCGGCGCAGCCCGACTTCCTGGGGGCAGCCGCCCCCGGCGCCGCACCGGCTCCCGTTGCGCCTGAGGCCCCGGCGGCTCCCGCAGCTCCGGTGGACCCGCTCTCCGAGCGGCCCGCCCGCCCCGTCGGCGTCGTCTTCGGCCTGGGCGCTAACGTCGGCGGAGTCGTGGACTCCCTGCGCACGGCCGTCCAAAGCCTCAGGGCCACCGAGGGCATCGAGGTCACGCAGGTGGCGCCACTGGCCCGCACGCTCGCCGTCGTCGCCGAGGGTGCCGAGCCCCAGCCTGACTACCTCAACACGGTGGTCACAGCCATGACGACCCTCTCCCCGCGCGAGCTGCTCGAGGTCTGCCAGACCCTGGAGATCGCGGCCGGGCGCGTGCGCACCGAGCCGTGGGGCGTGCGCACCCTGGATGTGGACCTGATCGACGTCGAGGGCATCACCTCCTCCGACCCGGCCCTGTCCCTGCCGCACCCGCGCGCCGCTGAGCGTGCCTTCGTCCTGGTGCCGTGGAGCCAGGCCGACCCCTTCGCCGAGCTGGCCGGGCACTCCGTGTCCGAGCTCGCCGAGAACGCCCCCGACCGGGGTGGCCTGCGCTGGCTGGCCTTCGACTGGCTCGACTCCGAGGCTCTGCCGGACAAGCCCACCGGCCCCTACGTGGAGCCCCCGGTGGCGCAGGACGCCGCAGGCTCCGAGCCCGGGCTGGTCTATGACGCCACCCGAGACGAGTCCTCCGTGGCCGACGCCTCCCTGGCTGCCGACTACGCCGGCAGTATCGCCGAGGCCTCATCGCCCGCCCCGGAGCCCGCCGCCCCCGCGCAGCAGCTCGGCGACCAGGGGCCGTTCGAGTCCTCCCCCTTCGGGCAGTCGCCTTTCGACACCTCCAACGAGGCGGGCTCCTGGGACGAGCAGGCCCCGCAGATCGACTCGCCCTACCAGGCCGCTTCGGCCCCCGAGGCCGCCGGACCGCAGGGCGCCTACGCCCCCGGTCTCACGGCCGGGTCGGATGGGCTCCCCCACGGCCAGCAGAATGTCGGCAGCTACGCGAACTACGCCTCCAGCCAGCAGGAACAGGCCGATGCCCCGGCCTCGCAGCAGCAGAATGACGCCGCCGGGGAC
- a CDS encoding FtsX-like permease family protein — translation MPALLDLRRSAAAFVAVAMSAALIVFVFIVSDSVRTRITESARASVGDADVVVLADHKDDAARGRISERAVQQVSAADGVASVRPYVEGWVLTGRRGTTQESNLPVLDVPALAGSTRLVEGRLPQADNEIAVSPAVLERQQNVKVGSTLTLRASEDASSTTVNIVGVVRPGADVTRYDAEDTPYIFATGQAQAAMGLPDAPAVLYVTGKAGTSDKALLSSVTGALATAQPSAQAYTASEIVTMRAKASDGTASRTITLLQILAPVCVVVSGIVIATTFTTLMARQTRQIGLLRCVGATRRQVVGSVLRTALLTGLAGSVAGAAVGAAVAVPVIGSGLIEEVESRHLTISWTSFALAVLVGTVVTLVSILRPARQASRVSALMALTGQTAGHQSLSRRRVTAAVAGVVVTALGLGLIHGGVIWRVLEMIGAGAVVAVLGIILALPLLVVGASRLVGSVCGQEGRPILHLATRNLARHPARTAATTASLLVAVAVAAAMSSGLSSVASSLRTYISHYTPVDITVGELSAGQDPSSTVARIAAVDGVEGVVPVPQFEVTMTGGRQKDQKEALTVSAVDAKTVSPVMRSRKALEALDDRVLLLDRTYNIADGTPVILTGPAGSVDLTVRVKEGVDAAVTPAVAHRLVGNAPTASLLWVRADGDGTDPAPVSAVRKAVAGSGLSVGDSQEGRINLTDQVRQISIAIGAMLVFTLLIALSGLANTVDVSVLERTREIGVLRATGTQRSEIRRLLITEAVLTALLGGIIGILLGCGVGIAGAAALLTTDSTSLLTVPVPWLALILVGILLMAAAVGVLASLRPAESASRIPPVHALAQD, via the coding sequence ATGCCCGCCCTGCTCGATCTACGCCGCAGTGCTGCCGCTTTCGTGGCGGTGGCCATGAGTGCGGCCCTCATCGTCTTCGTCTTCATCGTCTCCGACTCCGTTCGGACCAGGATCACCGAGAGCGCCCGCGCCAGTGTCGGTGACGCCGACGTGGTGGTCCTGGCGGACCACAAGGACGACGCCGCCAGAGGCAGGATCTCCGAGCGGGCCGTGCAGCAGGTCTCCGCGGCTGACGGGGTCGCATCGGTGCGCCCCTATGTCGAGGGATGGGTCCTGACCGGCCGCCGGGGCACGACTCAGGAGAGCAATCTCCCGGTCCTGGACGTACCGGCGCTTGCGGGCAGCACCCGCCTGGTGGAGGGCCGCTTGCCGCAGGCGGATAACGAGATCGCCGTCTCCCCCGCCGTCCTGGAGCGGCAGCAGAACGTGAAGGTCGGCAGCACCCTCACACTGAGGGCCTCCGAGGACGCCTCCTCCACGACCGTGAACATTGTCGGCGTGGTCCGGCCCGGGGCTGACGTCACCCGGTACGACGCCGAGGACACCCCCTACATCTTCGCCACCGGCCAGGCTCAGGCCGCCATGGGGCTTCCCGACGCCCCCGCCGTCCTCTACGTCACCGGGAAGGCGGGGACCAGCGACAAGGCGCTTCTCAGCTCCGTCACCGGGGCCCTGGCCACCGCGCAGCCAAGTGCACAGGCATACACCGCCTCCGAGATCGTCACTATGCGCGCCAAGGCCTCCGACGGCACCGCCTCCAGGACGATCACTCTTCTGCAGATCCTCGCCCCCGTGTGCGTCGTCGTCTCCGGGATCGTCATCGCCACGACCTTCACGACGCTCATGGCGCGCCAGACCCGCCAGATCGGTCTACTGCGCTGCGTGGGCGCGACCCGCCGTCAGGTCGTGGGCTCTGTGCTGCGCACCGCCCTGCTCACCGGGCTGGCGGGATCGGTCGCCGGAGCCGCCGTCGGAGCCGCCGTCGCGGTGCCCGTCATCGGCTCCGGCCTCATCGAGGAGGTCGAGTCTCGTCACCTGACCATCTCCTGGACCTCCTTCGCCCTGGCGGTCCTGGTCGGCACCGTGGTGACCCTGGTCTCCATCCTGAGACCAGCACGCCAGGCCAGCCGGGTGTCTGCGCTCATGGCACTGACCGGGCAGACCGCCGGCCATCAGTCACTGAGTAGACGGCGGGTGACTGCTGCCGTCGCGGGGGTAGTCGTCACCGCGCTCGGCCTCGGCCTCATCCACGGCGGAGTCATCTGGCGGGTCCTGGAGATGATCGGGGCGGGTGCCGTGGTCGCCGTCCTCGGGATCATCCTTGCGCTTCCCCTGCTCGTCGTCGGAGCGTCCCGCCTCGTCGGATCGGTCTGCGGTCAGGAAGGCAGACCTATCCTCCACCTGGCCACCCGCAACCTGGCCCGCCACCCCGCCCGCACCGCGGCGACCACCGCGTCCCTGCTCGTCGCCGTCGCGGTGGCGGCCGCCATGTCCAGTGGCCTGTCCAGTGTCGCCTCCTCCTTGCGAACCTACATCAGCCACTACACCCCCGTCGACATCACCGTGGGAGAGCTGAGCGCGGGCCAGGACCCCTCCTCAACCGTTGCGAGGATAGCCGCCGTTGACGGCGTGGAGGGCGTCGTCCCCGTGCCACAATTCGAGGTCACCATGACCGGCGGTCGCCAGAAGGACCAGAAGGAGGCCCTGACCGTCTCTGCTGTCGACGCGAAGACGGTCTCCCCGGTCATGCGCTCTCGGAAGGCGCTGGAGGCTCTCGATGACCGGGTTCTCCTGCTGGACCGCACCTACAACATCGCCGACGGAACCCCCGTGATCCTCACGGGGCCCGCCGGCAGCGTTGACCTCACCGTCCGGGTGAAGGAGGGGGTCGACGCCGCCGTCACCCCCGCCGTCGCGCATCGGCTGGTCGGCAACGCTCCGACCGCCTCCCTCCTGTGGGTGCGCGCCGACGGCGATGGTACGGATCCGGCTCCTGTCTCCGCCGTCCGCAAGGCAGTTGCGGGCAGCGGCCTTTCCGTCGGCGACTCCCAGGAGGGCCGCATCAACCTCACCGATCAGGTCCGCCAGATCTCCATAGCGATCGGCGCCATGCTGGTCTTCACTCTGCTGATCGCCCTGTCAGGCCTGGCCAACACCGTCGATGTCAGCGTCCTGGAACGCACCCGGGAGATCGGGGTCCTGCGCGCCACCGGCACCCAACGCAGCGAGATCAGGCGCCTGCTCATCACCGAGGCCGTCCTCACTGCGCTCCTGGGCGGCATCATCGGTATCCTGCTCGGCTGCGGGGTGGGTATCGCAGGGGCGGCCGCCCTGCTCACCACCGACTCCACCAGCCTCCTGACCGTCCCGGTCCCATGGCTGGCCCTGATCCTGGTCGGCATTCTTCTGATGGCCGCCGCGGTCGGTGTCCTGGCCTCGCTGCGTCCCGCGGAGAGCGCCAGCCGGATCCCGCCCGTCCACGCCCTCGCTCAGGACTGA
- the folP gene encoding dihydropteroate synthase, which produces MTNLPAAAPAPLPGFVPRDRTLLMGVLNVTPDSFSDGGRWADPEAAVAHARELIAQGADIIDVGGESTRPGAQKVDVDTEISRVLPVVRALLADGTGAAGSAIISVDTIHAATAEAAIDAGAHIINDVSGGLADPAMHDLIARTGVVYVCQHWRGDPETMDRLTDYPGGVVAGVEAELRERLAELDAAGVDRAQVVLDPGLGFAKTHAQSWELLAATSRLIADLGRPLLVGSSRKRFLAQAAEAEATPVQRDAVTAATTALAAASGAWAVRVHEVPANRAAVRTASLWKEHQ; this is translated from the coding sequence GTGACGAATCTTCCCGCCGCCGCCCCGGCCCCCCTGCCGGGGTTCGTGCCCCGCGACCGGACGCTCCTCATGGGCGTCCTCAACGTCACCCCCGACTCCTTCTCCGACGGCGGCCGCTGGGCCGACCCCGAGGCGGCCGTCGCCCACGCCCGCGAGCTCATCGCCCAGGGCGCCGACATCATCGACGTCGGCGGGGAGTCCACCCGCCCCGGCGCCCAGAAGGTTGACGTCGACACCGAGATCTCCCGGGTCCTGCCCGTGGTGCGCGCCCTCCTCGCCGACGGGACCGGCGCCGCCGGCAGCGCCATCATCTCGGTGGACACCATCCACGCCGCCACCGCCGAGGCCGCCATCGACGCCGGCGCCCACATCATCAACGACGTCTCCGGGGGCCTGGCCGACCCCGCCATGCACGACCTCATCGCCCGCACCGGCGTCGTCTACGTCTGCCAGCACTGGCGCGGCGACCCCGAGACCATGGACCGGCTCACCGACTACCCCGGCGGCGTCGTCGCCGGAGTCGAGGCCGAGCTGCGCGAGCGTCTGGCCGAGCTGGACGCTGCCGGGGTGGATCGTGCCCAGGTGGTCCTGGACCCCGGCCTCGGCTTCGCCAAGACCCACGCCCAGTCCTGGGAGCTGCTGGCGGCCACCTCCCGCCTCATCGCCGACCTGGGCCGGCCCCTCCTGGTCGGCTCCTCCCGCAAGCGCTTCCTCGCCCAGGCCGCTGAGGCCGAGGCCACCCCCGTCCAGCGCGACGCCGTCACCGCCGCCACCACCGCCCTGGCCGCCGCCTCAGGCGCCTGGGCCGTCAGAGTCCACGAGGTCCCGGCCAACCGGGCCGCCGTCCGTACCGCCTCCCTCTGGAAGGAACACCAGTGA